In Dromiciops gliroides isolate mDroGli1 chromosome 5, mDroGli1.pri, whole genome shotgun sequence, the following are encoded in one genomic region:
- the LOC122728789 gene encoding translation initiation factor IF-2-like, which yields MERDQVQFQKLQTCQNLTGNAGSRSNTGYLKTHKSPLARFPPPPSPDSSATLLLFLSHASPAPSAPLPAAVGPLARGPPGSRRRRRLRGRGPGAPSERSGVPSAAAPSFPPPLFLRARARALSGIPTPSPFGKGGQSPRGQVSWGAGPDRGGEAAPAAPWPGRGEKPKARADGELRRGSQGGRHHSHSHSHSRSRGRGHSRVPLSLLAPCLPGSGIFPRRRPAVRPEAGAQAGLEVVLAGPPRPLPGSSAPCPDSCAAPPGGGGAAGGRASGRWALGPLSSPSVSPPASLPARPARLGVRRARRAQERTVGYAGGAALTSEGSAMDGKTRSCIAWVPVLGAPRPSPRLARRPALWLAGLMVLLLTLPASCAADELSLEQAKSFLYSVELM from the exons ATGGAAAGAGATCAGGTACAGTTTCAAAAGCTGCAGACCTGTCAGAATCTCACTGGGAATGCTGGTTCACGGTCGAATACTGGCTATCTGAAAACA CACAAATCCCCCTTGGccagattccccccacccccctcccccgacTCCTCGGCcaccctcctcctttttctctcccacgCCAGCCCGGCTCCCAGCGCGCCCCTCCCTGCAGCGGTGGGTCCGCTCGCCCGGGGGCCTCCCgggagcagaaggaggaggagacttCGGGGGCGGGGCCCAGGAGCGCCGAGTGAAAGATCGGGGGTCCCCTCCGCAGCcgctccttcctttcctccccctcttttcctccGAGCACGCGCTCGCGCGCTCTCAGGGATACCCACTCCCTCCCCCTTTGGGAAAGGCGGGCAGTCCCCGCGGGGGCAGGTCTCCTGGGGAGCGGGACCAGACAGGGGCGGGGAAGCAGCCCCCGCCGCTCCCTGGCCAGGGCGCGGGGAGAAGCCGAAGGCGCGGGCTGATGGAGAGCTGAGAAGGGGCAGCCAGGGCGGCCGCcaccacagccacagccacagccacagccggAGCCGCGGCCGCGGCCACAGCCGTGTCCCTCTCTCTTTGCTCGCTCCCTGCCTTCCAGGCTCGGGAATCTTTCCCCGCCGGCGGCCAGCCGTCCGTCCGGAGGCAGGAGCGCAGGCCGGCCTGGAGGTGGTGCTCGCCGGCCCGCCTCGGCCGCTGCCAGGCTCCTCTGCGCCTTGCCCGGACAGCTGCGCTGCGCCTCCCGGAGGGGGAGGAGCGGCCGGCGGCCGGGCGAGCGGGCGCTGGGCTCTCGGCCCCCTTTCCTCGCCTTCAGTGTCCCCGCCAGCATCCCTCCCAGCGCGCCCGGCGCGCCTCGGCGTGCGGCGAGCGAGGCGGGCCCAGGAGCGGACGGTGGGCTATGCCGGGGGCGCGGCACTAACTTCCGAGGGCTCTGCCATGGACGGGAAGACCCGATCCTGCATCGCTTGGGTGCCGGTGCTGGGGGCCCCCAGGCCTTCCCCGCGCCTCGCCCGCCGCCCCGCGCTGTGGTTAGCGGGGCTCATGGTGCTGCTGCTGACCCTGCCGGCCTCCTGCGCAGCAG